The DNA sequence GAGCCGCCATTCGGTGACGCCGGCTAGCGCCGCATCCCATTCCGGGCTGATCTGAGCCGGTGGCTCAATCGCTAGGACGAATCGGTCTGCGGGATTAGGTGCTGTGAGGTCGTTGGCGACTTGGGCGAGCACACGGTACGCACGCCGGATGTTGTTCTGCTGCACAGCGTCTGCCAGGACGGCCGAGGCTTCCGCGACCGTGGTCTTCCCGTCGCTCGTCACGGGGATGAGGCGAACGCGTGCCGCGTTCGCGATCTTTTGAATCGTGGACGCGGTCGGGTCGCGGCGACCGTTCTCGATGGCGGCGATGTTTGAGCGCTGGATGCCGCTCTTCTTAGCAGCGTCGCTGAGGCTGAGTCCGGCTCGCACGCGCGCTTGTTTGAGAGAGCTCTGAATCGTCATTGCTCACCTCCGCCTAGTGTCGTATTCGATACTACCACTCAGATCGAACGAGCTCTCGCTTCGTGGAGAGCGGTGGAAACTGCATCGAGGTCATCGTCAAAGAGATCGGCATAGACGTCCAGCGTCATCGCGGCGGACGCATGGCCGAGCATCCGTTGCACGGCTTTGACGTTCGCGCCCGACGCGATCGCGAGGCTGGCGGCCGTGTGCCGGAGGTCGTGAATCGTCAGCTCGGCGGGCACGCCGGAGCGCTTCTTCGCATAGACGAACCAGCCCTTCCGCTGATCCGGCCGGCGCTGGTGGGTGAACCCATCGCCGAAGACGAGCGCCCTGCTCTGCTTCCCGGCGCACAGCTGTTCGAGCGGTTCGACGAGGAACTCCGGGAACGGGACGCTCCGTCGCTTGTGCGACTTCGGCGTTCCGACGACGATCTCGCCGCCGACCATGACCGCGTTCTCGTCGACTTGGAGCCGGCGTCGTTCGATGTCGATGTTGTCGACTCGAATTGCGACCGCCTCGCCCCAGCGGAGTCCGGTGTACGCGAGCAGGCGCACGAGCGGCCCGTGGTCGCCGGACTCGACCGCGAGTGCTTCGACCTGCTTGTGAGAGAGGTAAACGTGACGCTTCTTGTTCTTGCGGGGCAGCACGACGCCACGAGCCGGGTTGCTCGGGATCCGTCGGTCGCGGACGGCGACGTCGAGGATGCCGGCCAGAATGCCGTAGGCCCGGAGCGTGACTGTAGCGCTTCGCTTTTCAGCGAGCTCGGTCAGCCAATCCTGGACATCGCTGTAAGCCACGTCGGTGAGCCGCACGTTCTCCCATCGTGGGGCGACGTGCAGGCGCCATGTGATTTCAAGGACCCGAAACGCTGACGGCTTCATCGCCGCCTTGCGAGCATTGAGCCAGGTCTCGTGCCGCTGGCCCACAGTCGCGCGCGAGAGGGCCGGGTCGATGTACTCACCAGTCGCGATCTTCATCTGCACCGACGCCAAGTAGATCTCGGCGGCGTGCTTGGTGCGAAGACCGCGCTTCTCCTTCTGCGTGTGGTCAGGCGCCCGCCAGCGGACGCGATAGCGCCGCCCACCTGCCGTCTCGTAGGGGGTGATGCTTCCCATGGGCAGAACCTACCTCCCGCCACCGACGAGGTCGGATCGCAGTGAGAAACGCGACCGACCTGAGCGGGTATCTGAAGATGGGTGCACTCTTGACGTGTGATAGAGACGCCTGAACCAAGACCGTGGGGAGCCTCGGACGATGAAGCGGTCGAGCTTTGTCGGGAGTGGATGCATTACCTCGGTGTCACGGACGTAGTTGTCGCAGTAGGTGAAGCGCGACAGGTCTGTGATCTGTACGGGTCTCGCTATCTCGGCTGGGTCATGAACAAGCGAGGGAATCTGGAAGTGGAGCTTGTTGAGCGTGCGGCGACCGTCGCCGCTGCTGATGGTCGTAGAGGATTGGTCTTCGCTCGTCGTGGTGTGATGCCGGACGCGCGGATGAGGGCTGACGAGCTGGGGATCGCCATCTTTGGGTTCGATCCTCAGGGTGGAACTCTGGATGGCGTCAATTTGCTTGGCCGCGAGCTGTTCGCGAACGCTCAGACCAGGCAGGACTAGCGACCTGTTCATTGAAGGCCGAGTCGAGTGAGTTGACGATCTGGCGCAGCGATAGTCGGTCCGGTGGGCGACTCGGCTGCCCGTCTGAGTTCGGTCAGGGCTGCCGCTCGCGACTTCTCTATCGTCTCTTCCAGCGTGCGGCGTTGCATCATCTCGACCAGCTGCGACTTCGCGGACTCAAACGAGGGTGCCACTAGTACTGCGGCGTTTTGTTGCTTACCGCGAGTGAGTCCGACGTAGAGGCCCGCGGCGTCGACTCCGGGCCCGACAAGGGCGCGGTCGGTGGTCTCGCCCTGAACCCCGTAGACCGTTGTGGCGTAGGCGAGGTGCATGTGCGATTCGGCGTAAGCGAGGCTGACTTTCCGCAAATCGGTGGAGTCGGTGCTCGCAGCGAGGATTGCGTAGTCCTTGCCGATCGTTCGTACGATCCAGTTCTGGCGGTTCTGGACGTCAGCAGCACTGTCGTTACGTCGGGTCTGGACAACGTCACCAATGTAAATCGCCTGATCCGACTGCCCGGAAATAGCACGCCCACTGCTAATCGCCCCGGATCCGAGTCGGCGGCGTTGGATCGCTTCGCTGATCTCCTGCGCTTCCGTGTGCGTTGCCGTGATTAGTGCGATCGTCTCGTGACGACAGCTGGCGTCGAACCATCCTTCGACCATTGCCTCGCGCGCGGCGACGTCGTTATCGGTCGTCATTACATGATCGGTTCGGATGAGATCCTCTGCGATCTCGTGCATTTCATCCTTGCCTTGGGGGTCGCGCAGTCGAAGTGTGAGGTCCGCCCACGCCGGATCTTTGAAGCGGTGGGTAGCCGTGAGCTCAAATCGATCTGGCGAGCGGTGCCAGAAGAGTGCCATGGCTCCCGAGTGCCCGACCGGTAGGGCTTGTCTCTGGTCACCGACGAGGGCGACTCCCGCTCCGGCGGCGTACGCAACGTCGAGCAGTGCTGACGCGGCCTCGAGGTCCAGCATTCCAGCCTCGTCCACGACGACGCGATCTCCAGGGTTGATACTGATCCGGGGACCGCTGTAGCCACGTCCTGTAGTCGGATCGATCTCGCCGATCGAGAGCCGTCGCCATTCGGTTGCACCAGACATGGTAGGCGCCCAACGCCATCCGTAATCGTGCAAAAGCTGGTGGAGTGACGACGACGAGCTCATCGTCTCGCGGCCCGCAACAGCGGAAGCCTTCTTGGTCGGCGCGACGATGATCATTTTGTGACCGTGTCGACGCAGAGCTGCGCCAGCCACCTTGAGCATCGTGGTCTTGCCAGTGCCGGCCGGGCCGGAGATGACGACGTTGCGGGACGTGCCACCGATCGCGGCCGCACCAGCGAGCTGGCCTCCATCGAGCGTGCGATCGGGCTCGAGAGCGTGAGCGATCGCGGCGACCTCGTCTGTGTCGAGGATCTGTCCGGGCGCAGAGAACGCATCAACCTTTTGAGCGAGGGTGGCCTTCAGCGTGGCGGTGGAGACCGCCATGAGGTGCTTGACGTGCTTCGGGGCGTCCGGTTCGGAGATCAAGGTCACCGTGCGCGTTCGAGCCACGACTTCCTCAGCGAGCGTCGTAAGGACGCCGCGGGCGGCGACGACGCCAGTCTCCGCGATTGCGCGGAGCGCGCCGGCCCGCACGTCCATCACGCTGAAGCGACCACCGCTGCCGGTCGAGCGGGCATCGGCGTCGACAACGGCCTTGGCTGCCAGCAACTCGATATCGAGATCCTCGACGGCGACAGAAGGCAGCGGTGCGGGAGAACGCTGCATGCCGAGCGTCGGATCAGCGGTGTGCAGTTCCTCGCGGACGAGCGCGGCCCACCCGTCCTCGTCCAGCTCGCCAGGCTTGTTGGGTCGGCCAACAGCCCACGCCCAATTGTCGATTTGACTGAGCACATCGTGGGACGGTTCCTGCCCGGGGTGTTGCTGCTTCCACCAAAGGGTGCGGGTGATCTTGTTGGCTTCGATCTGCGCGGACCGCTTCGACAACGGTCGCACCAGATGCTGAAGTTGGGAGATCTCCCCGTCCGCGTTGAGGGTGAACCCTTTGGCGGCGAG is a window from the Leifsonia shinshuensis genome containing:
- a CDS encoding tyrosine-type recombinase/integrase, whose amino-acid sequence is MGSITPYETAGGRRYRVRWRAPDHTQKEKRGLRTKHAAEIYLASVQMKIATGEYIDPALSRATVGQRHETWLNARKAAMKPSAFRVLEITWRLHVAPRWENVRLTDVAYSDVQDWLTELAEKRSATVTLRAYGILAGILDVAVRDRRIPSNPARGVVLPRKNKKRHVYLSHKQVEALAVESGDHGPLVRLLAYTGLRWGEAVAIRVDNIDIERRRLQVDENAVMVGGEIVVGTPKSHKRRSVPFPEFLVEPLEQLCAGKQSRALVFGDGFTHQRRPDQRKGWFVYAKKRSGVPAELTIHDLRHTAASLAIASGANVKAVQRMLGHASAAMTLDVYADLFDDDLDAVSTALHEARARSI
- a CDS encoding helix-turn-helix transcriptional regulator, whose product is MTIQSSLKQARVRAGLSLSDAAKKSGIQRSNIAAIENGRRDPTASTIQKIANAARVRLIPVTSDGKTTVAEASAVLADAVQQNNIRRAYRVLAQVANDLTAPNPADRFVLAIEPPAQISPEWDAALAGVTEWRLSQAQLPLPSWVVDEHGNQGWNWTPPLSAASSFIPVDIENVPGPLRKRGVLIEADEFASA
- a CDS encoding AAA family ATPase codes for the protein MIAAAGYADAVMTRYVVENGAIRDDLLTKDQLKDWVDGLDPITGERRGRDLESPVADLVLDATINAPKSFSIAAMLDPELAAAYEDLQDRLRDRIIKLWQSELNARRGKGGAIREDLARAEVVELRHERSRSLDPHKHRHLWLNVKVQGQDGKWSNIDTRVALRFQNVINAEGDLASRTDPAWIHALAAKGFTLNADGEISQLQHLVRPLSKRSAQIEANKITRTLWWKQQHPGQEPSHDVLSQIDNWAWAVGRPNKPGELDEDGWAALVREELHTADPTLGMQRSPAPLPSVAVEDLDIELLAAKAVVDADARSTGSGGRFSVMDVRAGALRAIAETGVVAARGVLTTLAEEVVARTRTVTLISEPDAPKHVKHLMAVSTATLKATLAQKVDAFSAPGQILDTDEVAAIAHALEPDRTLDGGQLAGAAAIGGTSRNVVISGPAGTGKTTMLKVAGAALRRHGHKMIIVAPTKKASAVAGRETMSSSSSLHQLLHDYGWRWAPTMSGATEWRRLSIGEIDPTTGRGYSGPRISINPGDRVVVDEAGMLDLEAASALLDVAYAAGAGVALVGDQRQALPVGHSGAMALFWHRSPDRFELTATHRFKDPAWADLTLRLRDPQGKDEMHEIAEDLIRTDHVMTTDNDVAAREAMVEGWFDASCRHETIALITATHTEAQEISEAIQRRRLGSGAISSGRAISGQSDQAIYIGDVVQTRRNDSAADVQNRQNWIVRTIGKDYAILAASTDSTDLRKVSLAYAESHMHLAYATTVYGVQGETTDRALVGPGVDAAGLYVGLTRGKQQNAAVLVAPSFESAKSQLVEMMQRRTLEETIEKSRAAALTELRRAAESPTGPTIAAPDRQLTRLGLQ